The DNA window GAAAAATAGTTCCGGACATACGCTGATTCCCAGATTGCTTTCTACCATAGCGATAGTGGCATAGTCATCAACCACATGATACTGTATATCCAATTTTATATTACGTTCTTCGAAAAAGCGCCTGATGATAGGGTCCTTTCCTTCGTTTACCAGAATAAATGGATATTCAGCCAAATCAGAGGGATATATAGTATCCAGAGCGCCTAAAGGGTGTTCGTTGGGATAGATGGCGAACAGCCGGTCTTCAAATATAAGGATATTCTGGATCCCGCGAGTAGAGGGAGTGATTGTAAATCCGCAGTCTATGGTTCCTTGTAAAATAGAATCTGCAATTTGAGCATAATTTTCGTGCAGGATTTCAAATTGGATGTTTGGGTGTTCCTGCTTAAAAGAATTGATGATCTGAGGAAGCCAGTTAACCGCAATACTGGTGAAAGTGCCAATCCTTATCACACCACATTCTAAATTATTGATTTCAGCCACTTTATTTTCGAATTCCCGGTAAGAATTCATAACATTTCTTATGTAGGGAAGCAGCATTTCTCCCTCATGTGTTAATTCAACGCCAGAACGTCCACGCATTAGCATGCGAACGTTAAATTCATCTTCAAGAGATTGAATAGAATGAGAAATTGCGGATTGTGAATACCCTAGATTTTCAGCGGCTTTTGTTATTGTTCCGGAATCTGTCGCCACCAAGACGGTTTCAAATTTTTGTATATCCAATATGATACCTCCTTTTATCCATCGAAATTATTCATATTAACTATAAATATTATAAGCTTTATCAATGGAAAAATCTATAGTAAGATTAAGAAAAATCAGAAAATAAAAAATAATTCATAGAATATTTGGGTTAATAGAAAAAATGATAAAGGCGATTTCGTTTGATTTAGACCATACTCTATACAATAGAGAGGCGACTTGGGAAAAACTTCTTCCAGAATTTGTGAATAGATTTGATAGAGACTTATGTAAGAAATGGTCAAGGAAGCAAATATTGGCTGCTCTTCAAATGAGTGATAGAAAAGCAACTTATAACGAGACGAGCTGGAAAGGAATGTACTTAGAACTGAAAAATAGTGGGGTCCTGAAAAATACGGTACGGTATGAGGAGTTTTATGATTTTATTTACCTCCTTTTTTCTCCGTATATCGTGCCGTACCCGGACACCTACTCGACACTTCTCTGGTGTAGGGAAAATGGATATCATCCATCCATTATTACAAATGGGCATGTACCGCTTCAGCGAAAAAAGATAGAGTGCATGAAATTAAATGGTTTTGTTGAAGAGTGTTTGATTTGTGATTTGGATAGAGGAGCGGGATGTAAGCCTGAGAAAGCCCCCTTTTTAGAGATGGTACAAAAGATTGGAGTTAGACCGGAAGAAATGCTATACGTAGGGGACAATCCGATCAATGATATCAGCGGGGCAAGAGGAGCTGGAATGAAGACGGCCTGGCTGAATGTTATGGATAACTGGGTGCCTTTTGTGGCGCCGGCAGATTACGAAATTA is part of the Lachnospiraceae bacterium KGMB03038 genome and encodes:
- a CDS encoding LysR family transcriptional regulator; the protein is MDIQKFETVLVATDSGTITKAAENLGYSQSAISHSIQSLEDEFNVRMLMRGRSGVELTHEGEMLLPYIRNVMNSYREFENKVAEINNLECGVIRIGTFTSIAVNWLPQIINSFKQEHPNIQFEILHENYAQIADSILQGTIDCGFTITPSTRGIQNILIFEDRLFAIYPNEHPLGALDTIYPSDLAEYPFILVNEGKDPIIRRFFEERNIKLDIQYHVVDDYATIAMVESNLGISVCPELFFKRLPFQVQHRPINTSFRRKISISYKENYTLSPIVRQFITHVKKWSLDHLISS
- a CDS encoding HAD family hydrolase, producing MIKAISFDLDHTLYNREATWEKLLPEFVNRFDRDLCKKWSRKQILAALQMSDRKATYNETSWKGMYLELKNSGVLKNTVRYEEFYDFIYLLFSPYIVPYPDTYSTLLWCRENGYHPSIITNGHVPLQRKKIECMKLNGFVEECLICDLDRGAGCKPEKAPFLEMVQKIGVRPEEMLYVGDNPINDISGARGAGMKTAWLNVMDNWVPFVAPADYEISSLWELQRILKHSD